In Risungbinella massiliensis, a single window of DNA contains:
- a CDS encoding response regulator transcription factor: MIRILLAEDQIMVRQGLKMMIESDAEMKVTGEADNGNEAILLCEKQSFDIVILDIQMPVMDGIEAAKVIKSRWSNTKILILTTFDDTQYVLEMLNIGVSGYILKTGDTDSLLRSIRSALSGGLSLEDHVAAKVMPLLLNRDVKKKANPLLTPREREILKCIGEGLSNGEIAERLAISIGTVKNNTSQILNKLELRDRTQLAIYAIRHDLV; this comes from the coding sequence ATGATTCGGATATTATTGGCGGAAGACCAGATAATGGTAAGACAAGGGTTAAAAATGATGATTGAGTCGGATGCAGAAATGAAGGTGACGGGTGAAGCGGATAATGGAAATGAGGCCATTCTTCTTTGTGAGAAACAGTCGTTCGACATTGTGATCTTGGATATTCAGATGCCTGTTATGGATGGAATCGAAGCTGCCAAAGTCATAAAATCTCGTTGGTCCAATACGAAAATCTTGATATTGACGACGTTCGATGATACTCAATATGTGTTGGAGATGTTAAACATAGGAGTTAGCGGCTATATTTTAAAAACGGGAGATACCGATTCCTTGCTACGATCCATCCGAAGTGCGTTGTCTGGAGGGTTGTCTCTAGAAGATCACGTAGCAGCGAAAGTGATGCCGCTCTTATTGAATCGTGATGTAAAGAAAAAGGCCAATCCATTATTGACACCACGTGAAAGGGAAATTTTAAAATGCATCGGGGAAGGTCTCAGCAATGGAGAAATTGCAGAAAGGCTTGCCATATCAATCGGAACAGTAAAAAATAACACTAGTCAAATTTTGAACAAATTAGAATTACGAGATCGGACGCAGTTGGCGATTTACGCGATTCGCCATGATCTTGTGTAA
- a CDS encoding sensor histidine kinase: protein MRSYWLWFFFNVIIWSCTFVYFNKITDEITVILFGTALYFLVFFIQPLVEQKTKLLLFLLCINAVIAIIMFFPDTDGDWNPYLLLVFTMLMGEGFYRLPVGFSMILGGVIAIGLVLDVFKTDLDPLIQILITIYMILLFVGMVFYKRTKDHTEDLEARYDALLSEYRDLKRRVVSEEEVTRQEERMFIAHEIHDSVGHKLTALLMQLEAFRLKASEQDLDQIRFLKELASTSLEETRSAVKSLKANESGGLPGIIRLIRKLEMESFIRTHFSVKHGAFTAPLTGEQSFVIYRSVQEALTNIMKHSHTREAEITFEAPGGSIFRFEISNPITDNRRYQEGFGLTSMRERLEKFGGTLDVDQTEDQFIVRGFLKIGYRGLA from the coding sequence ATGAGGTCTTATTGGTTATGGTTCTTTTTTAACGTCATTATTTGGTCATGTACTTTTGTTTATTTCAACAAAATAACAGACGAAATAACAGTGATCTTGTTTGGAACCGCGCTGTATTTTCTGGTTTTTTTTATCCAACCATTAGTCGAACAAAAAACGAAACTATTATTATTTCTCCTATGTATAAATGCAGTGATTGCAATCATTATGTTCTTTCCTGATACAGATGGAGATTGGAACCCCTACCTCCTCCTCGTCTTTACTATGCTAATGGGAGAAGGTTTTTATCGCTTACCAGTAGGGTTTAGTATGATACTGGGGGGAGTTATTGCAATAGGATTAGTACTAGATGTTTTCAAAACAGATTTAGATCCACTTATTCAAATTTTGATCACAATCTATATGATCCTTCTCTTTGTCGGAATGGTTTTTTATAAGAGAACGAAGGATCATACAGAGGATCTAGAGGCAAGATATGATGCGCTTCTCAGTGAATATCGTGATTTAAAACGACGTGTTGTCTCAGAGGAAGAAGTAACAAGACAAGAAGAGCGTATGTTCATCGCACATGAAATCCACGACTCTGTCGGGCATAAGCTGACCGCTCTACTTATGCAGTTGGAAGCATTTCGTTTGAAAGCTTCGGAACAAGATCTGGATCAGATCCGATTTTTGAAAGAGCTTGCCAGTACTAGTTTGGAAGAAACAAGAAGTGCCGTAAAATCGCTAAAAGCCAATGAATCCGGCGGATTACCGGGGATTATTCGATTAATCCGTAAATTGGAAATGGAAAGCTTCATACGTACTCATTTTTCTGTAAAACATGGGGCCTTTACAGCACCGCTAACGGGTGAGCAGTCTTTTGTTATTTACCGATCTGTACAAGAGGCATTAACAAATATCATGAAACACAGTCATACAAGAGAGGCGGAAATTACGTTTGAAGCACCAGGAGGAAGTATTTTCCGTTTTGAAATCAGTAATCCCATAACAGATAATAGAAGGTACCAAGAAGGATTCGGACTTACTTCAATGAGAGAGCGGTTAGAGAAATTTGGCGGCACTCTGGATGTAGATCAGACAGAGGATCAGTTTATTGTCAGAGGATTTTTAAAAATCGGATATAGGGGATTAGCATGA
- the glmS gene encoding glutamine--fructose-6-phosphate transaminase (isomerizing), producing MCGIVGYIGNKEAQNFLLEGLSKLEYRGYDSAGLAIYNGEAISVQKTKGRLADLANKISSNVMKGSIGIGHTRWATHGKPSDENSHPHLDGTEQFAVVHNGIIENYMDLKEELIEKGHVFLSETDTEVIAKLMADLYDGDLVSTVRKVAKRLSGAFALGILSKHEPNKLVAVRMASPLVIGVGEEENFIASDIPAILKHTRDVYILEDGEMAVITEGNVELSTLDGAEVNREVMRVSWDIETAEKGGYDHFMMKEIYEQPKAIRDTLAGRIRNNQVDLSQEIGLTVEQLKGIEKIQFVACGTAYHAGLVGKYVLEGLARIPVETDIASEYRYRNPIVDEKTLVVVVSQSGETADTLAALREAKSKGARVLAITNVVGSSVAREADDVLITWAGPEIAVASTKAYTSQLIVVYLLGAYLAKARGLLSEETMTELVTNLQQLPEQAEKVLAQEQTVEAYARSIAKHHNLFFLGRGLDYAVALEGSLKLKELSYIHSEAYAAGELKHGTLALIEEGIPVIALGTQKAVLDKMISNIQEVKARGAYVLGFAPEGDNELKKSVDEVIYIPVTHDLLAPVLTVIPLQLISYYACQERGYDVDKPRNLAKSVTVE from the coding sequence ATGTGCGGAATCGTTGGTTACATTGGTAATAAAGAGGCTCAAAATTTCTTGTTAGAGGGACTAAGCAAGCTAGAATATCGTGGCTATGACTCTGCTGGTCTTGCAATCTACAACGGAGAGGCTATTTCTGTTCAAAAAACAAAAGGTCGTTTGGCTGATCTAGCAAACAAGATTTCCTCTAATGTGATGAAAGGTTCGATCGGAATCGGTCATACCCGTTGGGCAACTCATGGAAAGCCATCTGACGAGAACTCCCATCCTCATTTGGATGGCACAGAGCAGTTTGCAGTAGTCCACAATGGTATTATTGAGAACTATATGGATTTAAAAGAGGAATTGATTGAAAAAGGCCATGTTTTTCTTTCGGAGACAGACACCGAAGTAATTGCGAAACTGATGGCGGATCTATATGATGGAGATTTGGTCTCGACTGTTCGTAAAGTAGCAAAGCGTCTATCTGGTGCTTTTGCGCTAGGTATTCTCAGCAAGCATGAGCCAAACAAATTGGTAGCAGTTCGTATGGCTAGTCCGCTCGTGATCGGTGTAGGAGAAGAGGAGAACTTCATTGCATCTGACATTCCGGCGATCCTAAAACATACACGTGATGTATATATTTTGGAAGACGGCGAAATGGCAGTGATCACGGAAGGTAACGTGGAGCTTAGTACTTTAGATGGTGCGGAAGTAAACCGTGAAGTAATGCGAGTTAGCTGGGATATCGAAACGGCTGAAAAAGGCGGCTACGACCATTTCATGATGAAAGAGATTTACGAACAACCAAAAGCAATTCGCGATACGTTAGCTGGTCGTATTCGTAACAATCAAGTGGATCTGTCCCAAGAAATTGGTCTCACAGTGGAGCAACTAAAAGGAATCGAAAAGATTCAATTTGTTGCTTGTGGAACTGCGTACCATGCTGGTTTGGTCGGAAAATACGTATTGGAAGGCTTGGCACGAATTCCAGTTGAGACGGATATCGCTTCCGAATACCGCTACCGCAATCCAATCGTGGATGAAAAGACGCTAGTGGTGGTTGTAAGTCAATCCGGGGAAACAGCAGACACCTTAGCTGCACTACGTGAAGCAAAAAGCAAAGGCGCACGTGTACTGGCAATTACCAACGTCGTGGGTAGTAGCGTAGCTCGAGAAGCTGATGACGTATTAATCACTTGGGCAGGTCCAGAGATTGCCGTTGCTTCAACCAAGGCATATACTTCTCAATTGATCGTAGTGTACCTGTTGGGGGCATACTTAGCAAAAGCTCGTGGACTCCTCAGTGAAGAAACCATGACCGAGTTGGTAACGAACCTTCAACAGCTTCCAGAGCAGGCTGAAAAAGTACTAGCTCAGGAACAAACAGTTGAAGCTTATGCACGGAGTATCGCCAAGCATCATAACTTGTTCTTCCTAGGACGAGGTCTCGACTATGCTGTTGCCTTAGAGGGCTCTCTCAAACTAAAGGAGCTTTCCTACATCCATTCGGAAGCATATGCAGCAGGAGAACTAAAACACGGAACCTTAGCTCTCATCGAAGAAGGGATTCCAGTAATCGCACTTGGTACACAAAAGGCGGTTCTAGATAAAATGATCAGCAACATCCAAGAAGTAAAAGCTCGTGGAGCATATGTCCTCGGCTTTGCTCCAGAGGGTGACAACGAGCTGAAAAAATCGGTTGACGAAGTGATCTATATCCCAGTTACACATGACTTGCTTGCACCAGTCTTGACTGTGATCCCACTTCAACTGATCTCCTACTATGCTTGCCAAGAGCGTGGGTATGATGTGGATAAGCCAAGAAACCTAGCGAAGAGCGTGACGGTAGAGTAA
- the glmM gene encoding phosphoglucosamine mutase, which yields MGKYFGTDGVRGVANKELTPELAYRLGRCGAYVLSKGNEKPKIVIGRDTRLSGELLEAALMAGILSIGADVVRLGIVTTPGVAFLTKELGADAGVMISASHNPFPDNGIKFFAADGFKLLDETEAEIEKLLDAESDELPRATGEKIGRVFEQSNAVEKYVEHLKKSIQSDLCGMHIIVDGANGAAYELAPRLLRSLGADVTAIHTNPDGVNINVDCGSTHPENLQREVIEKGAHLGLAFDGDADRLIAVDEKGELVDGDKMLYICGAFLKERGLLAKDTVVSTVMSNIGFYKATEQAGIHSEQTKVGDRYVMERMREGGYNLGGEQSGHVIFLDHITTGDGMLTAVQLLQVVKESGRTLHQLSSKMTTYPQVLKNVRVKSKDGWETNPAILESIRQVEEKLGNDGRVLVRASGTEPLIRVMAEGPDQEQLEQLVDQMVNTVSSQLGNA from the coding sequence ATGGGAAAATATTTTGGGACTGATGGAGTTCGTGGTGTTGCAAATAAAGAACTTACTCCAGAATTGGCTTATCGATTGGGTCGCTGTGGAGCATATGTTTTAAGCAAGGGGAATGAGAAACCAAAGATTGTAATTGGGCGTGATACCAGACTTTCTGGAGAACTACTCGAAGCAGCTCTTATGGCTGGTATTCTCTCTATTGGAGCGGATGTAGTACGTTTAGGGATCGTTACTACACCAGGAGTCGCATTCCTAACGAAAGAACTTGGAGCAGATGCAGGTGTGATGATTTCCGCATCTCACAATCCGTTTCCGGACAACGGTATTAAGTTCTTTGCGGCAGATGGTTTTAAATTACTCGATGAGACGGAAGCAGAAATAGAAAAACTGTTGGATGCAGAATCGGATGAATTGCCTCGTGCAACAGGTGAAAAAATAGGACGTGTTTTTGAGCAGTCAAACGCTGTAGAAAAATATGTTGAACACTTGAAGAAATCTATCCAGAGCGATCTATGTGGAATGCATATCATAGTGGATGGTGCTAACGGTGCGGCCTATGAGTTAGCTCCACGACTTTTGCGTAGCTTAGGGGCAGATGTAACCGCGATTCATACCAATCCAGATGGAGTAAATATCAATGTAGATTGTGGTTCTACTCATCCAGAAAATCTCCAACGAGAAGTAATCGAAAAAGGAGCACACCTCGGACTAGCATTTGATGGCGATGCGGATCGATTAATTGCGGTCGACGAAAAAGGGGAATTGGTCGACGGGGATAAAATGCTTTATATCTGTGGTGCATTTCTTAAAGAGCGGGGTCTATTAGCAAAAGATACCGTGGTATCTACGGTCATGAGTAATATTGGCTTTTACAAAGCGACAGAACAGGCTGGAATTCATTCAGAGCAGACTAAAGTAGGCGATCGTTACGTAATGGAAAGAATGCGTGAAGGTGGCTATAACTTAGGCGGTGAGCAGTCTGGTCATGTGATTTTCTTGGATCATATCACTACGGGAGATGGAATGCTAACGGCTGTGCAGCTCCTGCAAGTGGTCAAAGAAAGTGGACGCACACTGCATCAATTAAGTAGTAAGATGACAACTTATCCACAAGTTTTAAAAAATGTACGAGTAAAAAGCAAAGATGGTTGGGAGACAAATCCAGCCATTTTAGAATCCATTCGTCAAGTAGAAGAGAAGCTAGGTAATGATGGTCGTGTACTAGTTCGTGCTTCTGGTACAGAACCTCTAATCCGTGTAATGGCTGAGGGACCAGATCAAGAACAGCTAGAACAATTGGTGGATCAAATGGTTAATACGGTTTCTAGTCAACTAGGAAATGCATAA
- a CDS encoding CdaR family protein, with protein sequence MNRWLQNEYVLRIISVLLGVILWGAVTQTLPPFQDETNSSKKVEDVELEALYDHDQMEIVSLISKVDVTLKGDAFLLDHLPEKYRVYVDLRGYAAGTHQEVPIRVDGLPLGIRAEVTPDKVTVKLERKGKKVLPVEANNNLPPNVVSLFSPDRVEVSGRSSLVNQVIAIRAQVPENFSERSGETTVSLQAYGKNGPIKGVKLNPTKVKLRVARADREMPLTVRIAKNPPAGYQVESITYFPKTVRVIGNPEQVHSLTSYIGPSLDLSEVTSNRRFLLKIPLRTGVQKVAPQEVEVYVKITRVEDTKPAQPEEKPNPNPEPTPEPNPETNPDPEPNPNPDQETTTEPEPDPDPESTPDPESNVQSSS encoded by the coding sequence ATGAATAGATGGCTTCAGAACGAGTATGTACTTCGTATCATCTCGGTTCTCTTAGGAGTTATATTATGGGGGGCAGTAACCCAAACGTTGCCACCTTTTCAAGATGAAACAAATTCTTCCAAAAAAGTAGAAGATGTGGAATTAGAAGCGTTGTATGATCATGATCAGATGGAGATAGTATCTCTTATATCAAAAGTGGATGTTACATTAAAAGGAGACGCTTTTTTGTTAGATCATCTACCGGAAAAGTACCGAGTCTATGTTGATTTAAGAGGTTATGCAGCGGGAACCCATCAAGAAGTACCTATACGGGTTGATGGATTACCATTGGGTATTAGAGCGGAAGTAACACCTGATAAAGTTACGGTTAAGTTGGAACGGAAAGGGAAAAAAGTCTTACCCGTTGAGGCAAACAACAACTTACCCCCTAATGTTGTGAGTTTATTTTCACCAGATCGGGTAGAGGTGTCAGGACGTTCTAGCTTAGTAAATCAAGTAATCGCGATCCGGGCACAAGTTCCGGAAAATTTTTCGGAACGATCTGGGGAGACGACAGTTTCGTTGCAGGCATATGGGAAAAATGGGCCTATTAAAGGCGTAAAATTAAACCCAACGAAAGTGAAGTTACGTGTTGCGCGAGCAGATCGAGAGATGCCACTAACGGTTCGAATAGCAAAAAATCCCCCCGCGGGGTATCAGGTGGAAAGTATTACCTATTTCCCTAAGACGGTTAGAGTGATAGGGAATCCTGAGCAGGTTCATAGCCTTACTTCTTATATTGGCCCCTCTTTAGATTTGTCCGAAGTTACCTCTAATAGACGATTCCTATTAAAAATTCCACTTCGAACAGGTGTTCAAAAAGTTGCCCCCCAAGAAGTAGAGGTTTATGTTAAAATAACACGCGTTGAAGATACAAAACCAGCCCAACCAGAGGAAAAGCCCAATCCAAACCCGGAACCAACTCCTGAACCAAATCCAGAGACAAATCCTGATCCTGAACCAAATCCAAACCCTGATCAAGAAACCACGACGGAACCAGAGCCAGACCCCGATCCAGAGTCCACCCCTGATCCAGAATCAAATGTGCAAAGCTCCAGTTGA
- the cdaA gene encoding diadenylate cyclase CdaA, which yields MFSWDGITSYLNDAVDIAIVSYIIYQLLKLLRGTRAVQLLQGISVVLLFWLFSYIFQLETVGWLLEEILSVGAIAVVVIFQPELRRALEQIGRGGVFGRSRQVEDQLVSKVVGEVSKTVAYLSKRKIGALIVLERQTGLTDYIETGISLQAHLSSELLRNIFLPNTPLHDGAVIVREQTIMAAGCYLPLSESPFITKDLGTRHRAGIGLSENSDAVIVIVSEETGAISLAIHGKLERALTEEGVISRLYEELKPADKKAPSFWHRRNSKEEVEVNE from the coding sequence ATGTTTTCATGGGATGGAATAACCAGCTATTTAAATGATGCAGTGGATATTGCCATTGTTAGCTATATTATTTACCAGCTTTTAAAGCTACTTCGTGGAACAAGAGCGGTTCAATTGCTGCAAGGTATCAGTGTTGTTCTTTTGTTTTGGCTGTTTAGCTATATTTTTCAATTAGAAACAGTTGGGTGGCTTTTAGAAGAAATTTTGTCCGTTGGTGCAATTGCGGTTGTGGTTATTTTTCAACCAGAGCTTCGTAGAGCTTTGGAACAAATTGGTCGAGGGGGGGTTTTTGGAAGGAGTCGTCAAGTTGAAGATCAACTAGTAAGTAAAGTAGTTGGAGAAGTATCCAAGACCGTGGCATACTTGTCCAAACGAAAAATAGGAGCTCTCATTGTTTTAGAAAGGCAAACAGGTTTGACTGATTACATAGAAACGGGGATATCTTTACAAGCTCATCTTAGTTCAGAGCTATTACGAAACATCTTTTTACCCAATACACCTCTCCATGATGGTGCTGTTATCGTACGGGAACAGACGATTATGGCTGCTGGGTGCTATCTTCCATTATCAGAGAGTCCGTTTATTACGAAGGATCTGGGAACGAGACATCGTGCTGGGATTGGGTTGAGTGAAAACTCTGATGCTGTGATCGTTATCGTGTCGGAAGAGACGGGAGCTATTTCACTTGCCATCCACGGGAAATTAGAGCGTGCTCTAACAGAAGAGGGAGTTATTTCTAGGTTATATGAGGAGTTAAAACCGGCCGACAAAAAAGCACCTTCCTTTTGGCATCGACGAAATAGTAAGGAGGAGGTTGAGGTAAATGAATAG
- the rocF gene encoding arginase, with product MTNAKQISIIGMPMDLGQGRRGVDMGPSAIRYASLKKLIEELALEVEDLGNIDVAEAESVSIGQDHLKYLEPVAEASEKLANTVAETLKRKRFPLILGGDHSIAIGTLAGVASIYQNIGLIWYDAHGDLNTSDTSPSGNIHGMPLAASLGIGHSRLVNLLNFAPKVKPENTVLVGVRSLDPGERELIRQLGIHVFSMHEIDRRGMATVMEEAINIATNGTDGVHLSLDLDALDPIYCPGVGTPVPGGVTFRETHLALEMLAESDSVVSAEFVEVNPILDRENRTAEVAVSLISSLFGKKIL from the coding sequence ATGACCAATGCAAAACAGATCTCCATTATTGGAATGCCAATGGATCTTGGGCAAGGACGGCGTGGAGTGGACATGGGTCCGAGTGCTATACGTTATGCATCTCTTAAGAAATTAATAGAAGAGTTAGCTTTAGAAGTGGAAGACCTAGGTAATATAGATGTGGCAGAGGCAGAGTCGGTATCCATAGGACAGGACCATTTAAAGTACCTAGAACCAGTTGCGGAAGCTAGCGAGAAATTAGCTAATACAGTTGCTGAAACACTAAAAAGAAAGCGCTTTCCCTTAATCCTAGGAGGGGATCATAGTATTGCTATCGGCACTTTAGCTGGAGTGGCTTCTATTTATCAAAATATAGGTCTGATTTGGTATGATGCTCATGGAGATCTAAATACCTCTGACACTTCCCCATCTGGTAATATTCATGGGATGCCGTTAGCAGCTAGTTTAGGCATTGGACATTCCCGTTTGGTAAACTTGCTAAACTTTGCTCCTAAAGTGAAACCTGAGAATACGGTTCTGGTAGGTGTTCGTAGTTTGGATCCGGGAGAACGAGAGCTTATTCGGCAATTAGGGATTCATGTCTTTTCCATGCATGAGATTGATCGTAGAGGCATGGCAACAGTGATGGAAGAGGCAATCAATATTGCAACTAACGGTACCGATGGCGTTCATTTGAGTCTAGATTTAGATGCGCTAGATCCAATCTATTGTCCAGGAGTGGGAACTCCAGTTCCGGGCGGAGTTACTTTTCGGGAGACTCATCTGGCGTTAGAAATGCTAGCGGAATCCGACTCTGTTGTTTCAGCAGAGTTTGTAGAAGTAAATCCTATATTAGATAGAGAAAATCGCACTGCAGAAGTTGCAGTTTCGTTAATTAGTTCCCTATTCGGAAAAAAAATTCTATAA
- a CDS encoding glycosyl hydrolase family 18 protein, with translation MENQGSKKKLIIFALLLFLAIGAGVYAIFSGDEKEVAQADTDTTTEKVVIPEEESKPVVEDIEGDLQEEDSELSDPQKSQSVTSILNHYNQSYKVDPETLTNPDSTTPVPNPTPGTPNPENPPVVDPPTNPDPTPNPDPDPTPNPDPDPKPDPDPDPKPDPDPDPKPDPDPDPKPDPDPKPDPQPTHKIKLTTWIPYWNEKAANQVLEQNAKNIDEVNLFEYALNKDGKITFVDYANGNKSAIETARKHGMKVIGTIANVDGWANYNEGAEILHNLINTPEKRETLATTIATWAKKENMDGVDLNLEVIFGKDRNNFSAFVEVLANKLHADKKILSVTVYPKLNVNGGWNGPAAQDWKRLGKAADQIKIMTYNYSMEKPGSQTPLNWLDKVVTFAKTQIPAEKIIVGLPGYGYVWSEKNRISGLPYKSAMNLIEKYNAKVQRNKDGEPYFTYTKDGQKYTAYYQDKISWEKKYDLLLKKHPDVGGIVNWVLTQEDPSSWAHLKSMQK, from the coding sequence ATGGAGAACCAAGGTTCAAAGAAGAAGCTGATTATTTTTGCATTGCTTCTCTTCTTAGCTATTGGTGCGGGAGTGTATGCTATTTTCTCTGGCGATGAGAAAGAAGTAGCACAAGCTGACACCGACACAACCACAGAAAAAGTGGTTATTCCAGAAGAGGAAAGTAAGCCTGTAGTAGAAGATATCGAGGGAGATTTACAAGAAGAGGATTCAGAACTAAGTGATCCTCAAAAATCTCAATCTGTTACTAGTATTTTGAATCATTATAATCAAAGTTATAAGGTCGATCCTGAAACACTAACAAATCCTGATTCAACAACACCAGTACCAAATCCAACACCTGGAACACCTAATCCAGAAAACCCACCAGTGGTAGATCCACCAACAAATCCTGATCCAACACCAAACCCTGACCCAGATCCAACACCAAATCCAGATCCAGACCCGAAGCCAGACCCTGATCCAGATCCAAAACCAGATCCAGATCCAGACCCGAAGCCAGACCCTGATCCAGATCCAAAACCAGATCCAGATCCAAAGCCAGACCCACAACCAACACATAAAATCAAATTAACTACTTGGATTCCTTATTGGAACGAAAAAGCTGCAAATCAAGTATTAGAACAAAATGCAAAAAATATAGATGAAGTCAATTTATTTGAATATGCCCTTAATAAAGATGGAAAAATTACGTTTGTCGATTATGCTAATGGAAATAAGAGTGCAATTGAAACTGCTCGGAAGCATGGTATGAAGGTAATTGGAACTATTGCTAACGTAGATGGTTGGGCAAATTACAATGAGGGTGCTGAAATCTTACACAACCTCATCAATACTCCTGAAAAACGTGAAACCCTTGCAACTACGATAGCAACTTGGGCAAAGAAAGAGAATATGGATGGTGTAGATCTTAACTTAGAAGTAATTTTTGGGAAAGACCGTAATAATTTCTCTGCCTTTGTAGAAGTACTTGCTAATAAATTGCATGCTGATAAAAAGATTTTATCTGTGACTGTATATCCAAAATTAAATGTTAATGGTGGATGGAACGGTCCAGCTGCACAAGACTGGAAACGTCTTGGAAAAGCTGCAGATCAAATCAAGATTATGACTTATAACTACAGCATGGAAAAACCAGGCTCTCAAACTCCATTAAATTGGTTGGATAAAGTAGTTACTTTTGCTAAGACTCAAATCCCTGCTGAGAAAATTATCGTTGGCTTACCTGGATATGGGTACGTTTGGTCTGAGAAAAATAGAATTTCTGGTTTGCCTTATAAATCTGCTATGAATTTGATTGAGAAATATAATGCTAAAGTACAACGTAATAAAGATGGGGAACCATACTTTACTTATACGAAAGATGGTCAAAAATATACTGCTTACTATCAAGATAAAATCAGCTGGGAGAAAAAATACGATCTCTTGCTGAAGAAACATCCTGATGTAGGTGGAATTGTAAACTGGGTACTAACACAAGAAGATCCTAGTTCTTGGGCCCACTTGAAGAGTATGCAAAAATAG
- the murQ gene encoding N-acetylmuramic acid 6-phosphate etherase, with protein sequence MILQLNKLSTEQRNRETMDIDELSTLEIVQKINKADYEVPKAVERELGTIAKVIDQTVSCIQNNGRLIYMGAGTSGRLGVLDASECPPTYGTDPNLVVALMAGGPEAFIQAKEGAEDDPDLGKSDLVSIQLTPNDIVIGLAASGRTPYVIGGLEYANQLGAKTAAIVCTDDSELAHVAHDTIAVVPGAEVVTGSTRMKAGTAQKLVLNMISTGTMIRLGKVYQNLMVDVKPTNEKLVQRARNIVQEATGCSVEQAEAALEDHQYHAKPAILQILTGLKPDKVRELLKKSQGVLKKALHMV encoded by the coding sequence ATGATTTTGCAACTAAACAAATTATCTACAGAGCAACGTAATAGGGAAACTATGGATATTGATGAACTTAGTACTTTGGAGATTGTACAAAAGATAAATAAGGCAGATTATGAAGTACCAAAAGCAGTAGAACGAGAGTTAGGTACGATCGCCAAAGTAATAGACCAGACTGTAAGTTGTATTCAGAATAATGGACGGTTAATTTACATGGGGGCCGGTACCAGTGGACGATTGGGTGTGTTGGATGCATCAGAATGCCCACCCACATATGGTACCGACCCTAATTTGGTTGTAGCGTTAATGGCTGGCGGACCAGAAGCATTTATTCAAGCCAAAGAAGGTGCAGAAGATGATCCGGATTTGGGGAAAAGTGATTTAGTCTCTATTCAACTCACTCCAAATGACATAGTGATCGGATTAGCTGCTAGTGGTAGGACACCATATGTAATAGGTGGATTAGAGTATGCTAATCAATTGGGAGCCAAGACAGCAGCTATTGTATGCACAGACGATTCTGAACTTGCGCATGTAGCCCATGATACTATTGCTGTCGTGCCAGGTGCAGAAGTAGTAACAGGATCTACGAGGATGAAAGCAGGGACAGCTCAAAAGTTAGTTTTAAATATGATTAGTACAGGTACTATGATACGTTTAGGTAAGGTATATCAAAATCTAATGGTAGATGTGAAGCCAACAAATGAAAAGTTAGTACAACGTGCAAGGAACATAGTCCAAGAAGCAACTGGATGTTCTGTAGAGCAAGCTGAAGCAGCCTTGGAAGATCATCAATATCATGCCAAGCCAGCTATTCTTCAGATCCTAACGGGACTAAAACCAGATAAAGTACGAGAATTATTAAAGAAAAGCCAAGGCGTTTTGAAGAAAGCGTTACATATGGTTTAG